Sequence from the Fodinibius salicampi genome:
CGCCACACCGGCATCATCTCACGCAGATAATCCTGGATCTCTTCAGCCAGCTCCTGAAAATAGGTGCTGTTAGTCCGACCACAACCTGGACAGGCGGTTACCTGAGGTACAAAACTGCGAATACCCAGCGACTGCAGTACCTGTTGACAGATACGCACCTCTTCCGCCCGGTCACCGTTGGGCTTGGGCGTTAATGATACGCGGATGGTATCGCCTATTCCCTGTTGAAGCAGTACCGAAAGCGCCGCCGTACTGGCCACAGTCCCCTTCATGCCCATGCCCGCTTCCGTAAGTCCTACATGCAGTGGATAATCCAGTAGCTCTGCGATACGTTCGTAGACGTGAACCACATCCTGTACATGTGACATTTTACAGCTGATGATAATCTTATTGGATGGCAGTCCCACGCTTTCGGCCAACTCTGCAGACCGGCGGGCACTTTCCACCATGGTATCGAGCATAACCTGCTTCGACGACTTCGGATTGGCTAGCTCACTGTTTTTATCCATCTTTTTAGCCAGAAGCTGTTGATCCAGTGAGCCCCAGTTGACACCTATGCGCACCGGTTTGTCATACTCGATTGCCTGCTCCACAATAGTACAGAAATTCTCGTCGCGGGTTTTGGTACCGGTATTCCCGGGATTAATACGAAATTTGGACAACGCCTTTGCCGCTTCGGGATACTTAACCAACAATTTATGGCCGTTATAGTGGAAGTCGCCCACAATAGGCACCGTTACATTTTCGGCCAGCAACTTATCCTTGATATGGGGCACTGCTTGGGCGGCCTGATCGTTATTGACGGTAATACGGACGATCTCCGAGCCGGCCTGATGCAGGTACTTAATCTGTTCGGCGGTCGCTTCTACGTCAGCTGTATCGGTATTGGTCATGGACTGTACCACTACCGGTGCACCACCGCCTACCGGCACATCACCCACCATTACCTGTATCGATTCGCGACGTTTTATATGAGACATATGTGTTATTTTGTTGTTCTTTTTCTTCTATCTTAGCAGCTGCTGTTACAGCAAGCTACCTTATATATTCTTCCTTTTTTGTGAACCTATAAAAATACGCCTGTACTGTAATTTATGTTCAAAATTCTGAATCAACAGCAAAAAGACAAATCCAGCGGTTATTTACTCGTTAATGTCACCGGATACTGTTCCAATCAAATGCTTATTCTTTCTTACTAAGCTCAAAAAGTTTTTTCTTCTCCTCTTTGGTTAGCCCGTCATATCCTTTTTCAGCAATCTTTTCCAGGATGGTATCGAGCTCATCCTGTTCAGTTTCATCGATAATCTCCACATCCGAAACCGCATGCATATTCTTATTCCGGGGCTTCGACTGACTTTCTTCATACGTACCCTTCAGCCGGTACCAAAACTGTTCAATCGGCAAGATCCATTTACTCAAATCGTAGCCCTGCTGCATTCTTTTCATCATCAGGTAACCAATGCCTGCACCGGCCAGGTGTACAATACGTGCCGTACCGTCGGAAGAGCCCAAGAGCAGCATATCCAGGGCTATCAGTCCCGCTACCACGTACCGCGCCTGTATGGGTGGAAGCAGCAACAGCATAATCGGCATAGTGGGGAAAAGCATGGCAAAAGAAACCATGATACCGTACACGGCACCGGATGCCCCGATGACCGGATTGTAACCCAATAAAGGAGCTGCAACCACATCCAGTAACGCCCCGCCAAGTCCGGCGGCGAGATAGATTACGCTAAAGGTTCGGGGACCCAAATGCTCTTCTACAGCCCGTCCCATCCACCAAAGCCACAGCATATTGAATATCAGGTGGAAGGCGCCTCCGTGGAGGAACATATAGGTAAACATTCGCCACGGTTGAAATAAGGCCGTCTGCCAATCGGGATAAAAAGCAAAGGTTCTGATGAGGGAATTGCTGTACTGCGAACTGAAAATACCCAGCAGCACCTGCAGTATAAAGACGGCCACATTAAGGGTAATAAGCGTACGAATGGCTACGGGCAGTGCCCGGTATCCGCGCTTAAAAGAGTCACTAAACGATTCGTTGTACATTCCTTGCATCTTGGTTACCTGCCAGTGCTTTGCTCTATAAAGTTAGGAATTAGATTATTCATAAGTTAATAATTAGAACGTTCACCCTTTAGTCCCCAGTACTTGATCAGGATAAAGCCGACCAGCATACCGCCCAGGTGAGCAAAATGCGCAACGCCCGAATTGGACCTCGTTAATCCGCTGATGAGCTCAATGGCCCCAAAGCCCGCTACAAAATACTTTGCTTTTATCGGGATGGGCGGAAACAGCAACATAATGGGCCGGTCCGGAAACATCATCCCGAAAGCCAGCAAGATACCGTACACCGCCCCGGAGGCTCCCAGCGTGGGCACGCCTCCAGGACCTACGATCATGTGCAGGATGGCAGCGCCAATACCGGTCAAAAAGTAATAAATCGTAAATCGCTGAGTACCCCAGAAGTTTTCAATGGCCTGACCAAACATCCAGAGTGCAAAGAGGTTAAAGAAAATGTGTCCCAGTCCCGCATGCAGAAACATATAGCTGACCAGCTGCCAAAAGCCAAAACGGCCCGACTCCAGCGGCCAGAGCGCGCCATATTCAAACAGCATCTGGCCGATGATCGGGGTATTCAGACCCACAAAAGCCAGTCCGTTTATGATAAGCAAATGCTTAACTGCCGGGGGGAAAATGGAAAATTGCGTACTCGGTTGATAGTTCGAAGACTGATAATTCAAGAATAATAGCGTTTGTTGGTATTTTCTTTCATCGGAATATACAGTTCCTGACGTTCAAATCGAACTGTTTCAAAAAGGGAATCATTCCCTCCTTTTGAGTATATACGCAGACAGGACTCAAATGTTTTGCTGTTATACCTTTTCACTGATAGGGACACAATGAATTATTATATCCTTTTACTTTTTAATTTTATATATCGCCAATTGAAGCTTACCTGATTTCAAACGGGATTTCAAAAAGCTTTATCATATTTCTCCTGGAAAATGGGTTACAAATAGACGGCTAAAAATAGCCGCGGTGGTGCAGACCGGAAATAAATCATTAGTAAGGTGGCCTTAGATTGTGGATTTAAAAATTTTTCGTAGCTCACTTCCTGCAGGGAGTTCAAGGTAAAATTCAGCCTCTCCTTACCGTTATCAGAAAAACTGGACCAATAAGTAAAGTTTCTGAGCTTTGGGAAAAGCCTGAAGCTCAGCAAACCATTATTTTAGGTCTATCAGTAAAATAAATTGGTACTTATTGGGAAATAGAAGTTTGATTTTCGATTATTTTTTCTAATTTGAATTACTACTTGCAAAAATTTCTGTTCTTATGCCTTTATTCATGGATTACCATCTCGTTTCCGACATCGACATCGATGCGGTAAAAGAGGGCCATTTGGCTGATAAATCCATACAGGAAAAATACGGCGTCAAGTATATTCAATTTTGGGTAAACCAGGAAGCCGGAACGATATTCTGCCTGATCGAGGCCCCTGATAAAGAATCCTGTGAACTGGTTCACCAAGAAGCCCATGGGAATATTGCTTGCCAGATTGTACAGGTCGAAAGCGGTTTTTATAAACTATTTATGGGTGAACCCCATCAGCTCGATGACGGGATTGTAGTTGGGAAAGACGGCGACTTAGACAAAGCCTACCGGTTTGTGCTTGCAATTCATATTCTGGGAATCACAAGTGCTGTAGATTCGGATGATTTGAGCCAGCTGATTCTGCCCGGTAAACCTAAAACACTGATTCAGAGAATCATCCCATCGTACGATGGACGAGAGGTTAAAAACGGTGATTATGATGGAATACTTTGCGTCTTTTCAAAAGCCGAAGAAGCGATGGGCTGTGCTATTGAAATTCAACAAGAGTTTTTAAAACGGATAATGAACCCGGAAGACGAATCCTGGAATATCACATTCAAGATAGGGATAGGTGGTGGACAGCCTGTGACAATGGGCGAACATTTTTTTGAAAAAACGATCCGGCTTGCCCAACGGCTCAGCTTAGTTGCCGGCGACGGGGAGATTATAGCATCGAATATGGTTAGAAAATTGAGTGAAATAGAAGAGAAACATAAAGGTCCGTCATCATTAAAAGCGATACAGTCCGCTGAGGAAGAGTTTCTGGAACAACTATTTGACATCACGGAGAAAAATCTCTCCAATGATGCATTTAATGTTGAACAACTTTGCCGTGACATCGGTATCAGCCGGTCGCAGCTGTACCGGAAAGTCAAAGCCATAACCGGAAGTTCGCCGGTCGTGTTTATTCGCGATATACGCTTGAACAAGGCCCTCTCACTGATCAAAGAAAACAAATACAACCTTTCCGAAATTGCATTGGAAATTGGATATAACAATCCCTCCTACTTTTCAAAATGTTTCCGGGATAAGTATGGTGTAAAAGCGTCAAATGTAGCTGTATAGTTTTGTGATCTGTATTCTGTAGAATTTCATAGAGACTTCAGAAGTATTAGTACATAACCTGAATTAGAGAGTTAGATTAATTATCTACTCCCTTAACAATTACTACTATGCCTTTATACATGGATTGTCATGATACTCCGGGAATTAAAATTGAGGAAGCCGAAAAAGCTCATTTAAAAGATTTGGCCGTTCAGGAAAAGTATGATGTGAAGTACATATCCTATTGGGTAAATGAAGACAGCGGTAAAGTTTTTTGTTTGATGAAGGCCCCCAACAAAGAAGCCATTCATAAGACACATCTTTTAGCAAATGGCATAGAAACGTGCAATATTGTGGAAGTGGAGGGAGGGCTTTACTCAGCCTTTATGGGGAAAGACTTAACGGACAGAGACGATTTAGTTGTAGATGAAAACGGAACTCCAGATGGCGGATATCGATTTATCATGAATCTGGATATCATTGCCGTCACCCGGCTGACTGACTTTATCGATTTTGATGAGCTAAAACTACCCCAGAAACCACTTGAAGCTGCAGAACGATTCATTTTAAAAAACAATGGTAACGTTGTAAACCAATTGTCTTACGATCGAGTCATTGCTGTTTTTAAAACACCGGAAAGCTGCCTGCTATGTGCCAAAGAGATCCAGGAGGAATTTCTCTCCCATCAATTTCATTACACTTCAAATGAGTGGAATTTTAAATTCACAATGGGCTTGTGTATCGGAGAACCGGTATCAAAAACGGATGACCAGATTTTCCAAAAGGCATTAAATAAAAGTATGTGGTATTGCAAAATTGCAGAAAATGGAAAGATTGCACTGCCCATTGAGTTCCAGGAGATAAGCGTTTTATGCAAAACAGAAATGGACGAACCCGGTATTAGCATTATCGACAAATCCGACCAGGTATTTATTCAGCGGTTATTTGATCACATCAACTTGAATATTTCTAACGTTGATTATACCATTGACAAATTAAGTAAAGAGATGCGATTGAGCCGGGCTCAATTGTATCGGAAATTAAATTCCATGTCTAACACCTCTCCGGTTCAATTTGTCAGGGACATCAGGCTTAGATTCGCACTGAACCTGATCAAAGAGAGAAAGTTATCAATCTCGGAAATAGCCTATGAGTTGGGGTTCTCCAATCCATCCTATTTTGCCAAATGCTTCAAAGAAAAGTATGGTATCTCTCCCTCCAAAATAAAAGTTGAAGTGTAGCCACTGATAGAAAATATAAATCAAGAAATCTCCAATAGTGACTTGAGATTCTTTTCGGCCGGTGCAACAAATGTTGCATTTTTTGCAACAAATGAGGTGGAAGAGCAACAAATACGGCTGTATATATAAACTGACATTAATATTTAACCTTAAAAAAAGGTGACTATTATGAACAGTTTATATAAAATTTCTCTGATCTGTACCCTCCTCCTCTCTTGGGCATCCACAGCGTGTCAGGCTCAATCTGAAGATGGTATTATGACCGAATACCCGGAAGAAAAAGCCGAAATTTTACAAACGTGGAATGAAATTATTGAAAGCGTGAAGAACGGTGATATAGACAAATTAATCTCTTTCCATGCCTATGGACCCAAGTTCACTGAATTTAAACAAGGGGCTCCAAGAAACGGAGGTGAGGAAAATGAAGCCTTTGAACGAGGAGTGTTTGGAAGCGTTAAGGAAGCGTTAAAAATGGACGCAAATGATATGAAGATTGCCGTCTATTACGGGAATGTAGCCGTGGTGACCTTTCATTCAGATTTTCATTTGCAGTTTGAAGAAGAGATGGCCGTTGTGAATGATCAGATCAGCCTTGTATTTGTCAAAAATAATCAGGGAGAATGGAAAATAGTGCACGAACATCATTCACCTCTTACTCAATCATAGAAAGAGATCAGTTCTACTTTACACATAGGTAAGTATACAGGTATCAATAGTAAGCATTAGCACTCTTTGTATGTGAAACACAGGTACCTGCTCTACAAACAATAAAAATAGCAAGGGGAGACACATGATTAATATTGAAGAATTACAATCAACATTTAGAGGTCGTTTAATTCAGCCAAACGATTCTGATTATGATGAAGAACGACAGGTCTGGAATGGATATATCGATAAACATCCCGCCCTGATCGCAAAATGCTCCGGCATGGCAGATGTGATCGATGCGGTAAACTTTGCACGAAAAAACGATATCGAAGTGTCCGTGCGTGGCGGCGGACATAATGTAGCCGGCTCCGCACTTTGTGATGACGGGATGGTGATTGATCTGTCTGAAATGCGCGGAATCCATGTCGACGCATCTCAGAAACTAGCCCGGGTGCAGGGCGGTGCAACCTGGGGAGATCTGGACCGGGAAACACAGGTATTTGGATTAGCCGCTCCCGGTGGCGTGGTATCTACAACCGGAGTCGCCGGCCTGACCCTGGGAGGAGGATTGGGATGGATGCGAAAAAAACACGGACTAAGCTGTGATAATCTTCAATCTGTGGAGATTGTAACGGCCGATGGAGAACTACTTACGGCCAGCGATACCGAAAACCCGGACCTCTTCTGGGCACTTCGCGGCGGAGGCGGAAACTTTGGGATTGTTACGTCCTTTGTATTTCATCTTCATGAAGTTGGCCCCACTGTGATGATGTGTGCCGTCATGTACCCGGTTGAAATTGCCAAGACCGTGCTCTCTACATGGAAAGATTTTATGATAGCCTCGCCCGATGAAATTAGCTCGCAGCTACTGTTTTGGGCACTGCCAGATACCGACGATTTCCCCGATGAAGCAAGAGGAAAACATGTCATTGCCATTACAGCCATGTATGTGGGTGATCCGGATGAAGGTGAAAAGGCCTTCCGGGAGTTACGGGAAATCAACACACCTGTTTTAGATTTGAGTGGAAAGATCCCCTATTCGGTGGCTCAAACCATGTTCGATCCCTTCTTCCCCAAAAATGAACGGCACTACTATTTCAAATCCCAGGATCTGGCATCTCTGAACCAGGAAACAATGGACGCTCTTATTGAAGGCGCCAAAAACAGGCCGGTACCGTCGATGCTGCTTGCCATTTGGCATTACGGAGGAGAGATGAATCGAATCGCCAGTACCGATACAGCGTTTGGAAGCCGAAATACAACATTTCTGATGAGTGTTGACTCCGTTTGGGATGACCCGGCTGATTCCGAAAAAGTCATTTCATGGTCTCGAAACTTTCTGGATCAAATGAAACAGTTTTCCGGTGACGGGATGTATGTGAATTTTTCCGGATTTGGTGAAGAAGGAGAAGACCTGGTTCAGAAAGCTTATGGAGATAACTATGAGCGGTTAACTAAAATTAAAACTGAGTACGATCCTGATAATTTCTTCCATCTAAATCAAAACATCAAACCCGTTTCTGAATAACTAAATTAAGTAATCCGTTTTTATAACGGTTGCCATCAACTGATACTAGTAATTGGTTGAACAAACCAATTCAGAAAATACCCATAGTTTTCCACTAAATGTTAATTCTTGCCATAAATATGACGCAGGTACAATTCTCCCAGATATGAGACAGCAAATTATACCCAAATATTTGATCTATTTATTTTTAGTAGGGTTCCTAACACCTGAAGTAGTAGCACAAGTCCAGGTTAATGGGACCGTAGTTGCTGCCGATGGATTGCCGCTGCCATCAGTAAATGTAATGATCCTGAATGAAACCGATTCTGCATTAGTAAAAGGGGCCGTAACAGACGATATCGGGATTTACCGGATGGCCGGAATACAGCCCGGAAATTACATCCTTTCCATCTCAATGGTTGGTTTTCGAACCCACGAGGAAGCTATTTCTATTTATGAGCCTGGAGACGAAAACTTCAGTATTGATAAAATAACTTTAGATGAATCAATCGAACAGCTTGGAGAAGTAGTTACCACGGCACGGCGGCCCCTGTATGAGCAAGAAATCGACAGATTGGTCGTGAACGTTCAGCGGAGCGTTACATCCTCCGGCAGCACTGCTCTGGAAGTACTGGAAAAATCACCTGGTGTACAGGTAAACCGTCAGAGTAATGATATATCCCTAACCGGGAAATCTGGAGTTATAGTGATGATTAATGACAAAAATGTACGATTACCACTGGAATCGGTTATTACCATGTTAAATGGAATGAGTGCAGCCAACATAGAGAAGATTGAATTAATAACTACTCCACCCGCTAAATATGAAGCCGAAGGAAATGCCGGCATTATCAATATCCAGATGAAAGAATATTCTGACTTGGGTTATACCGGTTCTTTCGGTACAAATATTGGATATAGCAGTGCTGAAACACTTGGAGGAAACTTCGCATTTAGTCGCAGGAAAAATAAATTAGCATTCCTTCTTAATTACTCCATCAATTACAATAATTCTGAAGAATCCATGTTTAGTGAAAGGTTCTTCACAGAGGATGGTTTTACCCAGACAATCCGCAGTGAAAATTTCAGAGACCCAATCACGACTGTGCAGAATATTTCAATGGGTTTTGAATATGCTTTGACGGAAAAAACAGATACAGAGCTTTTATTGACTGGCTTCCAAAGAAAATGGGATACCTCAGATGTTTCAGAAAGCCTGGATCACTCCAGCCCAAACTCCCTACTCATCATGGAGCAAAGTATAAATGAAAAAAACTTATGGAGGAATGGAATTATAAATTTTGGCATAGACCATGTATTTAGCGAAGATAGAACACTGAATTTTGACCTGGATTACCTGTACTATAAAAATAGCAACCCTTCCAGTTACCGGCTTGATGTAGTTACAGGGGATGTTTCTCCAAATAATGCCGATGCCATCAATGTGGAAAAAGAAACTCCAATCAACATATGGGTTTCTAAACTGGATTATCAGCACGAAGTTTCTTCCAAAATAACGTTTGAAACCGGGTTGAAGAGCACATACTCAGATTTCGTCAACGACGTACATGTTAGCGACCGAGTAAATGGTAATTTTATAGTCAATAATTCTTTTACAAACGAGGCCGACCTGGAAGAGTTTATCGGGGCTATTTACCTTTCTTCGAGTATTAGTCCTTCTGATAAATTCCAGATAAATGCCGGGATTCGCTATGAACATATAAGCCGAAATTTAAACTCAGTTACTGAAGGGAGTATAGTTGACCGAAAAACAGGTCGATTATTCCCAAGTTTGTTTATCCAAAAAAGTATAAAAAATGATCATAAAGTAAATCTATCGTACAGCCGAAGAACTACGCGACCAACGTTCTGGGATCTTGCACCATTTGTATTCTTCATTGACCCAAAAACCTTTCTGTCGGGCAATTCAAATTTAAAATCTGCAATCAGTGATGGGTTTAGTTTAGGGTATTCCAGAAAAAGTTTCCTGGCCACTCTCGCTTATACGCATAGCAGTGATGAAATAGCAAGGTGGCAACCAAGCTTTGATACTGAGACCAATAATCAAATATATAGCACGCAGAATTTAGAATTTTTAGATACCTATTCACTCACATCAAGCTTTCCCCTGGAACCGCTTGCTTGGTGGAGTCTGCGTATCAGTGCTACCGGCAGATATCAATTTTATCGCTCGGCACACTTGGAAGACAACTTCTCGGGAGAAGCAGCCGGATTCAATTCAAATGTCGTAAACACGCTTGATTTACCGAAAGACTTTTCTTTTGAGGTATCCGGATTTTATCAGTCAAAATCAGTTTGGGGCATTGCAAGATCCAGACCACAGGGATCATTAAATCTTGGTCTGCAAAAGAAAATAGGAAACGGGCAGGGTACATTGAGATTAACAGCCACAGATATTTTAAATACAAATATTTTACAAGCTAATAATAATATCGAGAGTGCTAATATTAATTCTTTTTGGCGCTATAACTTTGATGCTAGGTCAGTTACAGTTTCTTTCACATGGAACTTTGGCAGTAACGAATTTGAAAAAATTGAGGTAAGCTCTGGGTCTGAGGAAGAGCAAAATAGAGTTGGAATCAATTAATAGAATAATCCACTCAAAATTACAATTTCTAGAGAGGTGTATTTATTTATGAAGTAACTACTTATTATATGTCTTTATTTCAAACCTATCGCTGGCGATCGGCTCGGTGATTTATCCCGGATTTCATAGCCGAACACGCCTCTCTCCTCCTGCCACTATTGGTTTTGAGCCCCTTCTTTCGTTAATTGCTAATTCAACGCTAATCACTGTGCCGATTATATGCCAGATCGTTATTTATAATACATTCGTTTATCTTACCTTATACACTTAAACTTCCATCCCATGGGCAAATCAAATAGAGCGCACCTGTATACCGAAAAAGAGATCGGGGCATTAATCAAGCGGGCCACCGAAATCCAGGAAAAAGCCCATGAATCCTTTCCCCAGGGGTTATCACTGCAAGAGATCAAAGACATCGCCCGAGAAATTGGTATCGACCCCAAACATATTCGATCGGCCGCTTCTGAACTTGAGCATCAAATGGCAACAGAGCAACGATCCAACTTCTTAGGAGCCCCCTTTCTGATCGAACAAAAGCGGGCTATCCGAGGTGAGATTAGTGCTGAGGAGTGGGAAGACCTGGTCCGCCAGATACGTCGCATGACCGGCAGCTCCGGCCGAACGACGACAGTGGGTCAAACTCGGCAATGGCACCGAAGTGTCAAGGATATGAGTACTACCTTAGAGGAAACCCATCTGCAGGTAGTCTCGCAAAAAAACCAGTCCATTATCGAAATCCGCAAACATTTCCAGGGAGGTGCATATATAACTTACTTGATGGGACTGATTATTTCGGGAACGCTGGCTGGCATATTACTGGACGGCAACGGTTATACTAACCTTGTGAATACCGGTGTTGTCTTAACCAGCATGAGCGGTGGATTTGCTGCTGCACGCCTTGCAATAATATCGTGGACAGGACGCCAACGCAGGAAGATGCACGGCCTGATGAATTGGATTCAGGATCAGGTTGCCGGTTCCGGAGTTACGGAAGACATCGAGAAACAGGAAATTGATATCCCGGGATCTGAAATAAATACAGATCAGAAAGATATGAAAAGAGGACGAAGATCCTCCGTATGATTTATATAAAACCGACTCTCAAAACTTTCTTCAAAAAGGAAAAATGACTTCATATCCACTAATAATTGAAAGGAGAATGTTATGAGTGATGCCAATCAACATCAAAAGGAACCAGTGCCCTGGAAGTCTCTTCTTGATATCCTTCGGGGACGGCGTTCCCGCCGCTTCGGTTTGGGAATGGAAATGGAGTCCGGCCCAATGGCCTATAAGAGCCGCCATCCGGGACTGCCACTTACCGAGGAAGAAGAGGCGCTGCTGACGTTTGCCGCCTGTGGAATTACCGGTCATGCCCTGGGCGACCTCGTTTACGATTCCGGAGAGGGCGGCACGATACTCGCGGGGCTGGCCGGACGAACGGTGCCGAGCGGTGATGCTATCCAAACCTCTTCTTTGATTGTTATGAACCAGGAGGCCAGTTATTTCATTAAACGGCCCCAGGACTTTCCGCCCGAAGCGATCTCCGAACTTGCCGGGCTAGCAGAGCAGGGAAATTACCTTGAACTCTATCAGCGCAGCCGGGTAAAGATTCGCGACGGACGATCGAACCCGCCACTGGAGCCGTTCTTCAATATCAACTGCAACCGATGGTCGCTCTACGATCCATCGGCCACCTATTTCCTTCCGGTCGAAGACTTCACACTGATGTATATTAATGCCCTGCTCGAAATTTTCAATGAGCACAATGGCATCTATCCGCTGGATGAACGTGCGTGCTTCCGGCCCGCGGGAGTCAAACAATTTGCCAAAAGTCGCGGTGGACACCTTATCGACGATCCCCGCCGGGAACGCTCTATTACCGTCCAGCAGCTGGAGACTCTCGTCACCGAGTTTGTTACGTCCGAAGCCGGTATGATCATCCAGAACCTCGGCCTGATGACGCAGGCCATGGGACTGGGTGGCTTCCCTCACTGGGCGGCGCATTATTACGGGTGGTTCGAAGCGCTGGGATTTCGCATGAGAGAGATGAAGGCAACCCAGTATCTGGGAATGGGTTGGCTTTACCGGATGATAGCCAGGCTGCTGAATCGCGATCAACCTGTTCCCCTGGTGGTGGGACTAGATACGAAGGATGGCACATCACTGATCAAGCCGTACTGTCCTCCGAACTACTCCTCAATGAAGGAGGCGGTGCATGCGGTGGTGGAAATGAAATGGGGACGCAAAGGCATTTTCAGAGAGGGCGCTTCCGAAAGTGCATGGCAGGATCCCTCGAAGATCAGTGATGCCGCACCGGAGGTAAGCGAAGCAGCCGTTGAGGCCACGGTCGCCTATTGCAGTTATCTATATGAACGGTATGGGCGTTTCCCCGCCTACCAGCCCCCGCTTCGGACTCTGCTCGGATTCCAGGTTAACCACGTAGACACAGAATTTTATGATCGTTTTTACCGCCCCGAAGCACTAACGGACCTGCAACGAAATCACCTCCGCAACTGGCACAACAAATAATAAACATCTCTTGTATGAGGATTTTTACTCTTCCTGTCACTTTATATGGTTGACTATCTTTCTGTTTTCTTTTTCAGGATAGCCCCATTTAAGAATGATTTTTAAGCGTCAGGATCATTAACACATATTAATTCAGAGCTTTCAAAAAAAATTATTATATAAAAATATTGATATTGATAAAATAAACAGGGATTAGGGAGGGATATATGTTCATTTCATTTTGGGTAAAACGTCCAATAGGATTTACAATACCCTTAGCACTATCAATAATGGTGCTGTTGTCGGCCTGTAGCGATGCTGATACACAGCCACAAAATAAAAGTACGGTGGAAGTAACGGCTACTCACGATGCTGAGGAAAATAAGCATCTATTTGAAGTGAGTACTAATGAAATCTCATCCGGATGGACAACATTTCAATTTAAGAATGCATCGGGATATGACCATTTCTTTTTGATCTGGCAAATTCCAGAGGTAGGAATTAAGGCCGCTGAAGCTGCTGGCGAACCACTTCTTGACCATTTTTACCAGAATATTACCGAACCCTTCCAAATGCAGTTTAATCCATATATAGAGGGTGGCATGGAGTTTGGTGAATTTACAGACAGTTTGGTGGCCACCCTTTCAGAAACGGCTCCCTGGTTCTTC
This genomic interval carries:
- a CDS encoding outer membrane beta-barrel family protein; this translates as MRQQIIPKYLIYLFLVGFLTPEVVAQVQVNGTVVAADGLPLPSVNVMILNETDSALVKGAVTDDIGIYRMAGIQPGNYILSISMVGFRTHEEAISIYEPGDENFSIDKITLDESIEQLGEVVTTARRPLYEQEIDRLVVNVQRSVTSSGSTALEVLEKSPGVQVNRQSNDISLTGKSGVIVMINDKNVRLPLESVITMLNGMSAANIEKIELITTPPAKYEAEGNAGIINIQMKEYSDLGYTGSFGTNIGYSSAETLGGNFAFSRRKNKLAFLLNYSINYNNSEESMFSERFFTEDGFTQTIRSENFRDPITTVQNISMGFEYALTEKTDTELLLTGFQRKWDTSDVSESLDHSSPNSLLIMEQSINEKNLWRNGIINFGIDHVFSEDRTLNFDLDYLYYKNSNPSSYRLDVVTGDVSPNNADAINVEKETPINIWVSKLDYQHEVSSKITFETGLKSTYSDFVNDVHVSDRVNGNFIVNNSFTNEADLEEFIGAIYLSSSISPSDKFQINAGIRYEHISRNLNSVTEGSIVDRKTGRLFPSLFIQKSIKNDHKVNLSYSRRTTRPTFWDLAPFVFFIDPKTFLSGNSNLKSAISDGFSLGYSRKSFLATLAYTHSSDEIARWQPSFDTETNNQIYSTQNLEFLDTYSLTSSFPLEPLAWWSLRISATGRYQFYRSAHLEDNFSGEAAGFNSNVVNTLDLPKDFSFEVSGFYQSKSVWGIARSRPQGSLNLGLQKKIGNGQGTLRLTATDILNTNILQANNNIESANINSFWRYNFDARSVTVSFTWNFGSNEFEKIEVSSGSEEEQNRVGIN
- a CDS encoding FAD-binding oxidoreductase encodes the protein MINIEELQSTFRGRLIQPNDSDYDEERQVWNGYIDKHPALIAKCSGMADVIDAVNFARKNDIEVSVRGGGHNVAGSALCDDGMVIDLSEMRGIHVDASQKLARVQGGATWGDLDRETQVFGLAAPGGVVSTTGVAGLTLGGGLGWMRKKHGLSCDNLQSVEIVTADGELLTASDTENPDLFWALRGGGGNFGIVTSFVFHLHEVGPTVMMCAVMYPVEIAKTVLSTWKDFMIASPDEISSQLLFWALPDTDDFPDEARGKHVIAITAMYVGDPDEGEKAFRELREINTPVLDLSGKIPYSVAQTMFDPFFPKNERHYYFKSQDLASLNQETMDALIEGAKNRPVPSMLLAIWHYGGEMNRIASTDTAFGSRNTTFLMSVDSVWDDPADSEKVISWSRNFLDQMKQFSGDGMYVNFSGFGEEGEDLVQKAYGDNYERLTKIKTEYDPDNFFHLNQNIKPVSE